The nucleotide sequence GCGTTTATTGGGCTTGGAGTGCTTATCGATGTATTCCATTGCCAGTTCCCGGAAGCTCAATGTGGGGGCTGGCGGATTGATGATATCTTCGCCCTTGATATGCGCAAGAAGAAGCTCTCTCGCCTTTGTTCTCGCATCGGCCAATGGTAGGATCCCGGCATCTCCAAGCGTAAGTCTCTTCTTGTCTCCGCCATGCTTAATGCGAAGAGTCCATGTTTTAGTTCCGCTAGAATAAACTCTTAGGCAAAGGCCTCTGACCTTATCGTCGAAATACTCGATAACCTTTTTGTCGGTGGGTGGCTTAATTCCATCTACCATTTTTGCATTCAAAAGAACCGCTGGCATATTGCTTCCTCTCAACTATTTGACTTTTTTGTCTTCTAAAAGACTTGAGGGGCCATAGAGGGGCCAAAAAGTCGAAACTTGAAGACAGCAGTTGAATAGCCTTGAATGCGTTCAGAGGGAACTAAGTGTTTGAAAAGACGGATCTTTAGTACGTCAGGCGTATTCAATCGTTGTCACCAGCGATCAATGTACCAGAGACTTCGAACCAAGGGGTTGCAGGTTCGAGTCCTGCCGACTGCACCATTCTTCTTTTCTTTTTTCCTTTTAATATTGCTTCGTTTGATGTTGCTTGCTCCGGCAGGACGCGGAAATGCGCGCATCGAGCGCGCATTTCCTATGCGCTCGACATTTGCCGCCTTCGCGGCAAGAGCCTCGCGCATGCTCCTCACCAAAATGCGCCACTGGCGCATTTTGGCGCGGGCACGACTGCCGACTGCACCATCCTTCGCTCTTTGAGATTCGGCTTGCTTTGTCGACTTTCTTTCATCGTAAATTTCTAGTATCTATAGGGCGTTTTTTAGTTTTGATTTTAGGAATTTTATGAAGACGTCGGCTCGTAAAGAGAGCTGCGCGTTTTTGTAGTAGATGGCGTGTATTTGTTCTTTTTGTTCGATGGCGGCTCCGGGCAGGACTTGGACCAAGTCGCCGCTTTCGCGTTCGGGGATTGTCATAAAGTCGCCAAGGCAGGCGATGCCCAGGCCGCTTTTGACCATGCGAAGAATTGTTTCTCCGCTGGAGGCGCTGAACTTTGCTTTGATCGGATAGCGGGTGCCACCGTTGTATTTAAGTGGCCAGTGGTTCAGCTTTTGTGGGTCCGTAAAACCAATAAGGACATGATTCTGCAGGTCTTCGACACTTTTTGGGGTGCCATAGGCTTTCAGGTATTGTGGGCTGGCCAGAACTCTTCGTTTGCTTTGTCCCAGGCTCACCGCGTGAAGGGACGAGTCGGCAAGTTCACCCAAGCGGATGGCGACGTCGATGCGGTTTTCAATCAGATCAATATTGCGTTCACTGTTAAACAGCTCCACTTGCACTTCCGGATACAGTTTGTGGAACTCATTCAGGTAAGGCACAACCGAATGCAAAATAAACGGTGACGCTGAATCAATCCGCAGAACTCCGGAAGGTGTGCTTTTGGAACCCACAGATTCTTCGGCGTTTTCCAGGGCCTGAATGACTTCCCGGGAACTTTGCAGGAATCTTTCACCTTCCGCAGTCAGATCCAGCTTACGCGTGGTTCTTCTTAGCAAAGTCACGCGCAGCTTTTTTTCAAGCCTTGCAAGGGTGCGGCTGATCCCGGACGGGGTTTGATTCAGTTCTTCAGCCGCAGCGCTGATAGAGCCTGTATCCACAATCGTTATAAAGGTTTGCAGCTCGTCCAGGGTCGTTTTCATTGTTGACTCCAAATCAAATATATTTTGCCTATTCGTGACTAAATGAGCAACCACAATCCTGTTAGATTGGTGGTTATACAAGGAGGCTAAAATGCCTTTAGCAATATACGCGCTGATGATCGGGGCGTTTGGAATTGGAACGACTGAATTTGTGATTATGGGCCTGTTGCCCCAGATGGCCAAGGACCTGGGTGTGAGCCTTTCGTCGGCGGGACTGCTGGTCAGTGGCTATGCGCTGGGCGTGGCGATCGGGGCGCCGGTGCTGTCGCTGCTTTCGGCGAAGTGGCCGAAGAAGCGTGCTCTGGTGATTCTGATGGCGATCTTTACTGTGGGGAATCTGATTTGTGCCTTGGCGCCGAATTATACGATTTTGATGATCGCACGGGTTTTGACATCCTTTGCGCACGGAACATTTTTTGGGATCGGGTCGGTGCTTGCGACCAGTCTTGTAAAACCAAATCAAAAGGCCACGGCGATTGCTTTGATGTTCACGGGCTTAACCCTTGCTAACGTCTTGGGGGTTCCCTTTGGCACGTGGCTTGGTCAAAACTATGGATGGCATGCGACTTTTTGGGCAGTGACAGCCGTGGGACCTTTGGCAATGGCGGCGTTGATTTTCTTTGTTCCTGCAACAAAAGAAACAGGGGATTCGGCTGGCATGGCTAAAGAAATCAGCGTCGTGATGAAGCCGCAGGTTTTGTTGAGCCTGCTGTTGACGGTCTTTGGCTTTGCAGGGGTTTTCGCCGTATTCACTTATATTGCGCCGATACTGACGGATGTGTCGGGATTTGAAATGGCGTCGGTTTCTCCGATCCTGCTGCTGTTTGGTGCGGGCTTGGTCGTTGGAAATATCGTCGGTGGCAAATGGGCGGATAAACATCTGAACAGAACTTTGGTTGGAACACTGATGTTGTTGTCTTTGGTTTTGTTCGGATTCACCTTTTTGATGGGCTATAAACTGGCAGCCTTGGTTTTGGTCACTCTGCTGGGCTTTGCCGGTTTTGCGACGGTCCCGCCACTGCAAATGCGTGCATTGGAACATGCGGCAGAAGCGCCAACCCTGGTGTCCGCTCTTAATATTGCGGCCTTCAATCTGGGCAATGCAATTGGCGCCTGGGCAGGCGGAGTTGCGATCGACAACGGAAATCTGATAACGACGGCTTGGACGGCATTGGGGGTTTCATTGCTGGCGACTCTGGTGGCGTACGTCAGTGGCAAAGCAAATGCAGGTGTGGTTGTGAAAGTCGATCGCAGCTTGCTCGGCCATTGAATCTGTGGCGCTCATCCCGAGCGCCACAAGCAATGATTCCGATTTTTTCAGGCGGAGCAGGTGAGCCAACTGCGGTTGTTGTCGGAACGTTCTCTGGCAGCCGGGTTGATGGTGGAAATTGACGCCATTTTTCCCGGTTGATAGTCCTTGTAGAAACATGGATGAGAGAGGTTTTTCGATGAAATTTTCTGGTTTGTTTTTGGCCTTTTTGTTGTGTTCCAGTCTGGCTTCGGCAAAATCCACGATTATTGATTCTGACAAAGTTTTTCGTGTGGAAAAAAATGGTGAGGCCTTTATTCAAGATCAGCTGATCTGCTCTCTTGCGGGGTTGGATAAAACTCATCCCAGCACTGTTGGCACTTTGGGTTCCCCGGCCGTCATTGGAAATAATATTTATCTGTTCAGCAGTGCTGCCACTCGGGGCAAACACGATAAAGAAGGGCATGCGGCGCTTTTCAGGGTTGATGTGATGTCTCGTCAATGTTCGCTTCTATTTGCCCGAACCTTTGCCAAAGGCGTTCAGGACAATTCCGGGGACTTTGTCGTTGATAGCATTGGCAATAATCTGGTGTTCTGGCATAAAAGCCATTCAGCACTTCAATTCATTCGTCCTTCGGCACCCTCCACGGTTGAAGTTTTGTACGACGCTGCGACGGAAAAACGGGGTTCTTTCCGTCAGATTTTTTCGATGAGTGATTCACCAGTGTTTCTTTTGGAAACCACTGCGGCAGACGGGCGGGGAGTTCTGGTTTATGACAAAAATGATCTGAAACTGATCAGCTCGACTTTGTTTCCGGGCCGTCTGGGGTTGAATCAGGTGAAATACGTGAATGACAAAATCCGTCTGGCTTTCTTTTTGGACCAAGTCAGTGCCCGCGGATCCAATTATTACGTTTTTGACTATCGGTATGGGCAGAATACTGTTGAATCTATTGCTTTTCTGCCAATGGGCACTGGCTACAATTCATCTGTTGTGAAGATCGTCTTTTCAAAATTTGAGGACTTCTTTTTCATCACCCAAAATGACGGACCGAACATCCGTAATATGGAAACTTTGACCTACAATTGGAAAACCAAACAAGCCACGTCGATTTTCAGTCGTATCTGGCCGGCAGTTTTTCCCGGGGGGCTGAAGCTGGCGAATTCTTCGCAGTATGGATTTGTTACGAATAACAGCATCGATATTTTCAAGTTCGACAGCAGCGGGCAGTTCGTGCAGGTGCAACTTCCTGTGGATGTTGAACACCTGGTTCCGCCGTATGCTTTGGATGAAAAGAACCATCTTGTTCTGACTTACCAGAACACCACCCGGAACTTGAAGGTTTTCGAGTTTGACTACAGCCAGAACCCGATCGTGCTGAAGAATACCTACACACTGCCGTCATTGCGCGAATCGAAGTCTATCAAGTCCGTTGTCTTGAAACAAAAGACCTTGCATTTTTATTCGTCTGGCGCTGACCGACAAACCTACGTTCAGTCGCGAACGCTGCCCTAGGTCGCCACACGGCAGCCTATTTTAAGGTCAGCAACATGTCCCAGGATCTGCCGGTGGAAGGGTGCTCGTATCCGTTGACAGAAATCACCAGCTTTCCGCTGGGCGTCCAGCTCTGGCCAACAATGGCGGCGGAGGTGTCTGAACTGTTGATCAGTGGAGTCAGGTTGTAGGTGCCGCCGGTCCCGAAGGATGTATCCAGTTCGCCATTTTCCTTCAATGCAGTCACTGTATTGACCCTGACCACGGTGGGATCTATCAATGACCTGTTTGTTCCAATAAATACTTTGTCATCAATGTCTGTCGAAATAGAGGCGAAAATTTCGCTGGTGATCGTTGGATCTGCCTCAAATTCCCAAGGGTTGCCAGCATTGAAGCTCGTGTCGGGTGAACCGTCCAAATTAAAACGCTGTACGAGCATTCTGTTCGGATCACCATGAATGCTGTCCGGGGTGATATAGTAAGCAGCCACGATCAAACGGTTTTTTGAATCCACGGCGCCAAGTTCGGTGTTTTGGAAAGTGTCCGTACCACCAGCAATGTCCAGATTCTTCCACATCGTGCTGCCGCCGAAAGCGGTGTCGACGAGGCCGGTGGACAACGAAACACGAGCCAATGCCACGTGCGGTTTCCAGTCATTGTCTCGAATGTCACTTTGAAGGTACAAGTAATCACCCTCGGTTTCGATCAGACGGGAAACACTCCAGACATCTGCAGCGGGAAGCTGCAGCAGGCCCTGGGCTCCGAAAGTCGTGACAGTGTTTCCAGAAGCATCCACTTTCCAAATCGCAATATAGTCCTGGCCCAAATTGTCGTCGCGGAATACGACCATGGTCAGGATGTCTCCGGACTTGGTGATCGTCATCGGGTATTTCTGGTCTGTTCCAGGATACATTATGAAGTGGTCCGCGGGTAAAGAAAGGAAGCGTGCGCCCGCAGTGCCAAAGTCGTTATCGAACGCGCCGGAAGGTGTGAGTTGTAAGAAACCACTGCTCCAGCCTGAACCGCTGGTAAATTTCTTGGTTCGCATCAGCAGCTTTCCGGTGCTGGTTATCTGTGCATAAAGAGCTTTCACATCAGGAACAAGTACATATCCACCCGTACCATAGCTTGAATCCAGTTGCCCGTTGGGTTTGTAGCGATGAATAGAGATTCCAATGCCATCATAACCAAGTTCCAGGTCATTGATGGCATAGATGTTTCCTGCCGAATCCGTGGTTGTCAGTCCCTTGAAAGATGCGACCTCCCTGATCGGGCGGTCATTAAGGATGCGCAAGGTACCGGAATTGAAGCTTGGATCAGGTTGTCCGTTAGGCAGAATCTTGTGAATCAGTGAGTCTGTATGTGATCGAAGGTCGCCAAAATAGATGGTGGCGTCGCTTCGTCGCAGAACATAGATCTCGTTGGTTGCAGAAACTGTGATTGAGTGAATGTATGGTGTGTTTTGCTCATACTGTGCGGGCAGAGTCAGTGAAGCCTGTGTTGCCGGGTTCGACGCCAGAGTGATAACTCCGGCAGATGAAATCGACCACTCTTCAAATTTCGAAGTTCGTTGCCCCAGCAAACGGTAAGAGCCTGCAGCACCCAGGGTCGCCGCAGAGACGAACGTGCGGTCCGCACTGCCTTCATATTGTACGAAACCGTTCGGTGAATTAAAGCCCGCTGTATCCAAAGCTCCGGCCTCGGTAAAGCGATAGGCGACGGCTTTGGTGGCATTGGTTCGATCTCCAGCAATTAAAATGCGGTTGCTGGTGTCAGTCACAATAGTAACGAACGCCTGAGGGGTCACCGAGTTCAAAGTGACCATGCCTGTCGTATTGAATGACGTGTCCGCCAGTCCGGTGGTTGTGGTTCTCCAGATTTTATTGATATAATCGCCAGTAAGATCGCGGGCCAGAACGACGACACGACCAGAACTGTCCACGGTTGAAGCCAGATAGTCGTGATCATCCGGAGATTCCATATGAATCGCCTGCCCATTGTCGCCGTAGCTGGCGTCCACAGCCCCGTTTGCTGTCAGTTTCAGGATGCGGATTTGGGATGGCCATCTGTCATACATAAACACGATGGAAAAGCTGCCATCCGAGTGGCGAAGAATATTTTTTAGTACGGTATTGTCCGGCATTGCGATGTTAACTTCGCCATTTGTGCCGAAGGAATTTACAGCCGAGCCTTGTGAAGTCAGGCGGGAAACCAGCAGTCGGTTGCCAAAAGTTGTATAGTCAATGTAGGTACTGACCAATTGTATGTAATCCACACCGCTTTGATTGAAAAGAACCATTTGTGAATCTTCACCATAGGTCGGCGTTCTTGAACGGAAATAGCCTTGCGAACCAAACGAGGTGTTCACGGAACCATCAGCATTCATCGACATAATTTCAAGTTGATAGTTCGTTGTGCCCGCAAGATAGATTTTACCCGAGGCATCCACCACCAGATTGTTGATGGAGCTTGAGAGATCCACAGCCATATTGATCTTGTGCTGAACAAACCCGGACCCACCAAATGAAAGATCCGGGGCGCCGACGGCGGGCAGACGGACGGAGGAAGGGGCTTGGACGACTTTGGACGGCTCCATCAGTTCAGCGTTGAGACTGCAGCCTGAAATGAAAGTGGACATCGCTAAAGCTGCAAAAGATCCAAAAATTAACTTTGTTGTCATCCTATACCCATCTCGTTAAAACGTTCAGGCTGTCGCAAATATCTGTAAGTACTTCCTTCTCGCTTATCGGACACCGGTTTGGTTTGATGAGTTTTTAACAAGACTGAAAAAATCTTTTTGCTCCCACTGAGGGAGCATTTCGAAATGAGACGGTCAAATTAGAACCGGCCTCGAGTTAAGCTCATTTTTTATTCAATTTCATGATTTGTGCTTCGGTTGTTTCATGCCCTCGAAGCTTGAGACCGATAAGACAATATGCAGTTTATCTTCTTGATCGTATTAGTCTTGATAAATGCTGGTTGCTCTATCGACGCCAGTTTGATTGATGGTTCCACCACTCTGGGACCCAGTTCTCCAGGACCGGGTCCTGGTCTTGGGAAAACCTCGGCATCCACTTATTGCCTGAATGGCGAATACGGGCCTCCGTTAAATCTGGGGCAGGATGAATATTTACTGGTGGGACAGTTCACTCATGCTGGACCCTGTGGTTTCCCAATTTTTGGATCAGATCTTAATGCTTCGATGGCCCGTCCCACGATCACAGGTGAAGTCAGACAATCCATCCCCGATGGCGAAGGCGGCTTCTTTATTTCCGGATCATTTACGGATGTCGACGGCGTCAGTCGTTCGGGCTTGGCGCGATTGAAAGCCAATGGTTCGCTGGATGAGGATTTTAAACCCTTTGGCAATCTTCCGAAATCTCCAGAGTTGGAAAATGCCAAATTGGCCCTGGCGGATGGAAAGCTTTACGTCGGCGGCTCATTCAACAGTGTAAGCAATCCCTTTGGTTCGGTGGTGAATGCTACGACCGGTGCCTCGCTGTGGGCTTCGGGCATTCGTTTCAACAACAAGGTTCTGGCCTCCACCAGTGATGGTGCCGGGGGCCTATATATCGCCGTTTCCGGCTCGTACCAAACCACTTCCGCCGAGGGTGTGATTCACTTGCTGGCTGATGGCAGCTTGGATCCGAATTTCCAGAACCGTGTTTATGGCAATATCACGGTGCTGGCTCATGATCAGGCCAACAATGTGCTTTATGTTGGAGGTTCCAATTTAAGCAGCAGCGGCGTAATGATGAGTTCTATTCTGGCCTACAATGCCACGACGGGTGCCACGATCACGACTTGGAATCCATGGCTGGATCCGACTTACACAGACCTTACTGGGATTGCCGTTTCGGCAACGAAGGTCTACGCGACGCGCGTGAATTCATACAACAGTCCGACTTCGGGTCTTATTGCCATTGATAAATCCACCGGCGTCATTTCCTGGCAAAAGTCCACAACGTTCCGATCGGGTTTTTACGGGGTTGCCTTTGACGGGACCTACGTTCATGCCGTCGGCGCCTTCACATCAGTGGGTGGAGTCGGTCGTAACTTTATGGCAAAGTTCGACGAAAACGGAAATCTTCAGGCCAATCCCGCAAGTGTTCCCAACAGTGAGCTCAACAGCGTTCATTACGCGGCCGGATACCTTTATATCGGTGGCCGTTTCACGTCTGTTGGTGCCACGAGTGCTCATGGGATTGCCCGTTACAACACCAGTGACATGTCTTTGGACACCACGTGGGTTCCGAACCCTGTAAATGCCAGCACCCTGGGAACTGTTTCAGGCATTGTGCATGACGGGGCCAGCACACTTTACGTTTATGGTGATTTTTCTGCCATCGGTGGCAAGGTTATGCCGGGTGTGGCTGCCATCACAACGACGGGCGCCGGCACAGTTAAGGATTTGGATCTGATGATTGCCGGGGGCGAAGACGCTCCGGTCAATACCGTGGCCGTGGGTGCGGGCGGTGTTTTTGTCGGAGGTACTTTCCAAAGTATCGGTGCCCCCGTGATTCGCAGTCTGGCCGTGCTGGATTCGGACTCTGGGGATGCGGAAATCTTTGATTCAAAAATTCTGGGTGGGGACGTCCTGTCGATGACCTTGTCCGGGGATCAGCAGACTCTTTATCTTGGCGGGGACTTCAGTTCGGTCAAAGGACAGCAACGACTGGGACTGGCTTCAATCAGGCTCAGTGATCTTGAGCTGACGACCTGGGCGCCGGTCACGGCACGGGGAACCTTTGATGAAGTTCGATTTATTCAGGAATACGCCGGCAACGTTTATATCTCAGGATACTTCAGTCAGCCTTTGGGGTTGAACATGCAGGTTCGCGAGGACTATGCGACGATTGATCAGGCGGCGAACGTCATCCCGTGGGTGCCAGCGCTGACGAGTCCCAACGACATCACGGATTTCGTTATTAAAGATGGCGTTCTGTATACCATGGGACGTTTGAGCTCTGGAACCAACAAGAATCTTGCCGCTTACGATCTGAACAATGGCGGGGCCCTGATGACTTTGGGCCGGAACTTTGAAGGCAGCTATCCTAACTCGCTGGTTGAACATAATGGCAAGATGTATGTCGCCAGCGGCGCAGACCTTGTACGATTGGAAACCGATGGCACCGCGACGGTGGTCAAAAGCCTGTCCGGCATCATCGGCACTTTGGGCGTCAGTGATGGAAAACTTCTGGTGACCGCAAACGATCTGGGGGGACCGGATCGCAACGGCATGGTCATTGTGAATTCGAATGATGGCAGTTTCTCCAGCTGGATCCCTTCGACGCCGATGCAACCTGAATTCGTGCAAATCAATGCGGCGGCCCGGATCGGAGACTATCTTTATATCGGCGGTCGTGGCGACAACGCCATGGGTTCGACGGTGGGGAAATTACTTGTCGCCAATATCAAAACGGGTGCGCAGCAGATCCTGGAAGTCGACGGCACCGTAAAAAGTTTTGAACCTGTCGGTGAAATCATGTATGTGGCCGGTGCCTTTTACAGCATTGACGGCCAAAATCGCTCGAATGTTGCCTCCTTCACAAATGGCCAACTGACAAATTGGCAACCCGAACCGGACAACAATGTCGACTTCATTAAGCATCATCAGGGTGTGCTCTATATTGGTGGTGAATTTGTCGAAATCGACGGAAGTATGCGCCAGGGGTTGGCAGCATTTGATGCCTCGACCGGAGCTTTGTTGGCCTGGGACCCTTTTGCGGGGCACGACTGGGGCTATTTTGCGCGAGCCAACGTGGTGGGGAATAAGATTTACATCTTCTATGAAGCTGAAAAAAATGGCGACTATGAATTCGGCTTGCTGACCGTTCAGACGGATTCGATGCTGGTCGGCTTATGGCCTCTTCCTGACGATGTCGACTTTGATGACTGGTATGTTCAGGACGGAAAGTTTTATTACTGGAGCATGGACTCGGAATTCCCAGTGGCGCTGGATATGGTGACCGGACAGACATCCGAAATTTCATGGGAGCTGTCCTCTTATGAAATGAACATCACCCCCTATGGAATTATCTGGGGCCAGCCTTCCGGTATGGCCTTGATGGATGTCCAGACGGGCAAAGCAAAGTTGGTTCTTAAAGAAGTCCAGGGGGCAGCCCTTGAAATGTAAGCCGATTAACAACCCGACGCTTCCATGATAATCGTATAAATAGTGCCAGTGATGGGGTCGATGATCAGCAAGGCTGCGTATTGTCCGCCGCACTGAACAGCCCCCACGGGGCCTACACCATATTGAATGCCTTTAATTTCATTCAGCAAAGAAAAGGCATGCTGGGCCTTCATATAATTGTCAGCGAAAGTGACTTTGTCGGCAGAATTATTGTCGCTGTATTCCAGACGCTGCTCTAACACTGCAATCACATAAGACTTTGCGCCTTCAAGAGTGTCCCTGCCCCATTTGGTAGAGTCTCCTTCCCAGGCACTGTTGTCGTCAACCCAGTTAAAGTCCTCAGCGGACTCCAGAGCGCCTTCTTTGATCCCGTATTCAATCATCATGGCTTTGATGTCTTTGTTGGGTTGAACCTTAGTCACCTTGGATTCTTCGGTGATGGAGGTCAGGATTTCCAGCGCATACTGCAGTTTGCGGGAAGTGTAGGTGGCGTCTTTGGCAAATGAGTTGATCGATAACAGCATGGTCATGGTAAAAATAAGTGCTTTCACTTTTGGCTCCGGTGGGGGTTGATAAAGATGCTTATAGAAGCTGAGCGGGCATAAGTTAAATTTATAAAAAAACAGTTATTATACGCGCAAAGAATGATGACCGTTTTTTTTGGGGCCGGCTCTTCCAGCATTTGTTTGATTCCGAAGGCCCCTCATAGCATCCTTTAAATGCAAGGAGTGCGTGATGAATTCCAAAAATGCCAAAGTCGATGCCTTTATCAAGTCGGAAAAAAAGTGGAAAGAGGAAGTCCAGCTGTTGCGCCAGATTGCTTTGGACAGCGGCCTGACCGAGGACTTCAAGTGGAGCCTGCCTTGTTATCTGCATGACGATAAGAACATCGCGATCATTCAGAATTTTAAAGACACTTGTGCGTTGATGTTCTTTCAAGGCAGCGAGCTTAAAGACGCCAAAAAACTGCTGAAATCACCGGGGGCTCATTCCCAGTCGGCCCGTCGTTTTGAGTTCACCAGCGTGGCGGATATTGTCAAAGTAAAGACAGCTATTCGGTCTTATATCAAAGAAGCCATCAAAATTTCTGAATCTGAAATCAAAACAGAGAAGAAACCGGCCAAGATGCCTAAAATGCCTGTCGAGCTAAAACAGGCCTTGGATAAAAATAAGAAACTGAAAGCGGCTTTTGAAAAACTGACGCCGGGCCGCCAGAGGCTGTATTTGATACATATCGAATCAGCCAAACAAGCGGCCACCCGGACTGCCAGAGTGGAAAAGTGCATTCCCCGCATTCTGCAGGGGCTGGGACTGACCGACCGCTAAGGCAGTGGGTTGCAGTATCCGGACAGGTGCACGCGATAGTTTTTATCTGACGTGAAAATATTCAAGGTCCCTGTCTGATAGCCCTCGTAATGGCAGAAGAACGCGATACGATAGCGACAGGAAAGGCCCGCACGCAATTGATCCGGACAATCGCTGCTGACAAAAAAGCTGTCGGCAGCAATTGTATGTGAAATGTCATAAATGGTCCCCGAACTGTAATTAGTCAAAAGCATATCTTTGGTGCGTTCTGCACCTACCATCTGCATCCCAAAATCCATACGCGATTCGATCTGAGCTGAAGCCGCAAACGGCGCTAACAAGGTAAATAACACGAGAGTTTTCAGACACTTCATTTAAACCTCCAAAGGTGACAGTTCATTGGGCCTGCGCGCGGATTTTCAGTCAAACTTTTGGCGGGGAATGCGAAACTTATCTGTTCACGCCATTTTGATGAAACAGGTTCTGGTCGTGGGCTCGTTGACCGCTTTGCGGGGATTTGTAATCTGAAAGTCACCCCAAGGAGGTTTCATGAAGAGCGTTCTGTTCCTGTCCGCGTTTCTTTTTGTCTGGCTGGCGAAAGCCGCCCCTGCGCCCGAGCGCTGCCAGTCCTTGACCGAAACCAAAGGCGGCGTGCAGTTGCAGCGGATCTGGCTTGAACAAGCGGGTCTGTGCATGTTGTCGGTGTCTCCGACGGATGCTTATAAAACCATGGTGTATCGTGATTATGTTCTGACCGAGGACGGGATGTTCATGGTCTTTAATGCCTATGGCACCGACGGGCAGTTTGGGGCCCGGGACTTTTTCCTGTTCCCGCGAAAGCAGACCGAAATCAGCTACCAGTGGCTGCCACAAAATGACGAACTGATCATCGAGCACGTCACTGGTGACAAGTTTGTCTTTGATATCAACAAGGCTGTTTTGAAATCCATTTCTGGCGCCGCCAAAGTCGTTGTCGACAAAGTGACGACCACCAACAAAGGGGGCGTCAGCATCGTGGGTTATCAGGGGCAGATTTTGGATGTGGGGTTTGCGATGAACAATGATCCGGCGATGAATCGCAGTGGCAAGTCGGTGCTCAGTTCCGCATCGAAAAGCTGCTCTTTGCGCAATCAGGATCTTTTTCGTTATATGAGCGACGGGGATGTGATTTTTAAATTCAAAAAAGATGCAGAGTTTCAGCAGCTGGTTTCATCCAGCTGCCGATAGAACTGACTAGAAACGAGACATCAGCTCTGTGAACTTGCGACGGTCTCGGAGCTGGGAATCAAGGTCGTGAAGGGCTTTGTTGACAAAGCGAACTTCGAAGGAATTGGATTCCGGATTTTCCTCAAGGATGTCGCGATAGATGAATTCGTGCATTACCAAAGCGGCTTTTTGGTTTTCATCCAAAGAGCCCCAGACCAAGGAATCAATTTCGTACTGTTGAACTCCGAAGCGGGTTTCATTGGTCTGAACGATGGCGATCTTCATGCGGCAGCCACGGCCCAGTTCCAAATCACCCTGATCATTCGGGCCTTCCAAAGCAAAGGAAGACTTCCAGCGGATTTGTTGTGGCCATTGTTTCAGCCACTGCGTGTATTTCAAGGCCTTCTGAGAATTCACCGGACGGATGCGCGCAATCAGGTCAGAAACTTTCGCCTGATAAGAGC is from Bdellovibrio bacteriovorus str. Tiberius and encodes:
- a CDS encoding LysR family transcriptional regulator: MKTTLDELQTFITIVDTGSISAAAEELNQTPSGISRTLARLEKKLRVTLLRRTTRKLDLTAEGERFLQSSREVIQALENAEESVGSKSTPSGVLRIDSASPFILHSVVPYLNEFHKLYPEVQVELFNSERNIDLIENRIDVAIRLGELADSSLHAVSLGQSKRRVLASPQYLKAYGTPKSVEDLQNHVLIGFTDPQKLNHWPLKYNGGTRYPIKAKFSASSGETILRMVKSGLGIACLGDFMTIPERESGDLVQVLPGAAIEQKEQIHAIYYKNAQLSLRADVFIKFLKSKLKNAL
- a CDS encoding MFS transporter, with the protein product MPLAIYALMIGAFGIGTTEFVIMGLLPQMAKDLGVSLSSAGLLVSGYALGVAIGAPVLSLLSAKWPKKRALVILMAIFTVGNLICALAPNYTILMIARVLTSFAHGTFFGIGSVLATSLVKPNQKATAIALMFTGLTLANVLGVPFGTWLGQNYGWHATFWAVTAVGPLAMAALIFFVPATKETGDSAGMAKEISVVMKPQVLLSLLLTVFGFAGVFAVFTYIAPILTDVSGFEMASVSPILLLFGAGLVVGNIVGGKWADKHLNRTLVGTLMLLSLVLFGFTFLMGYKLAALVLVTLLGFAGFATVPPLQMRALEHAAEAPTLVSALNIAAFNLGNAIGAWAGGVAIDNGNLITTAWTALGVSLLATLVAYVSGKANAGVVVKVDRSLLGH
- a CDS encoding delta-60 repeat domain-containing protein yields the protein MQFIFLIVLVLINAGCSIDASLIDGSTTLGPSSPGPGPGLGKTSASTYCLNGEYGPPLNLGQDEYLLVGQFTHAGPCGFPIFGSDLNASMARPTITGEVRQSIPDGEGGFFISGSFTDVDGVSRSGLARLKANGSLDEDFKPFGNLPKSPELENAKLALADGKLYVGGSFNSVSNPFGSVVNATTGASLWASGIRFNNKVLASTSDGAGGLYIAVSGSYQTTSAEGVIHLLADGSLDPNFQNRVYGNITVLAHDQANNVLYVGGSNLSSSGVMMSSILAYNATTGATITTWNPWLDPTYTDLTGIAVSATKVYATRVNSYNSPTSGLIAIDKSTGVISWQKSTTFRSGFYGVAFDGTYVHAVGAFTSVGGVGRNFMAKFDENGNLQANPASVPNSELNSVHYAAGYLYIGGRFTSVGATSAHGIARYNTSDMSLDTTWVPNPVNASTLGTVSGIVHDGASTLYVYGDFSAIGGKVMPGVAAITTTGAGTVKDLDLMIAGGEDAPVNTVAVGAGGVFVGGTFQSIGAPVIRSLAVLDSDSGDAEIFDSKILGGDVLSMTLSGDQQTLYLGGDFSSVKGQQRLGLASIRLSDLELTTWAPVTARGTFDEVRFIQEYAGNVYISGYFSQPLGLNMQVREDYATIDQAANVIPWVPALTSPNDITDFVIKDGVLYTMGRLSSGTNKNLAAYDLNNGGALMTLGRNFEGSYPNSLVEHNGKMYVASGADLVRLETDGTATVVKSLSGIIGTLGVSDGKLLVTANDLGGPDRNGMVIVNSNDGSFSSWIPSTPMQPEFVQINAAARIGDYLYIGGRGDNAMGSTVGKLLVANIKTGAQQILEVDGTVKSFEPVGEIMYVAGAFYSIDGQNRSNVASFTNGQLTNWQPEPDNNVDFIKHHQGVLYIGGEFVEIDGSMRQGLAAFDASTGALLAWDPFAGHDWGYFARANVVGNKIYIFYEAEKNGDYEFGLLTVQTDSMLVGLWPLPDDVDFDDWYVQDGKFYYWSMDSEFPVALDMVTGQTSEISWELSSYEMNITPYGIIWGQPSGMALMDVQTGKAKLVLKEVQGAALEM
- a CDS encoding YdeI/OmpD-associated family protein, which codes for MNSKNAKVDAFIKSEKKWKEEVQLLRQIALDSGLTEDFKWSLPCYLHDDKNIAIIQNFKDTCALMFFQGSELKDAKKLLKSPGAHSQSARRFEFTSVADIVKVKTAIRSYIKEAIKISESEIKTEKKPAKMPKMPVELKQALDKNKKLKAAFEKLTPGRQRLYLIHIESAKQAATRTARVEKCIPRILQGLGLTDR